The Nitrospira sp. genome contains a region encoding:
- a CDS encoding isoaspartyl peptidase/L-asparaginase, whose amino-acid sequence MSAAQADCLEAALAEGHGLLMAGRPALSVVEEAIRRLEDSGLFNAGRGSNRQLDGVCRMDASIMEGRDLRAGAVASIEGIVHPVTAARLVMEKTAHVLLVGQSASRFARYFGLERVPRGKATTGSQPQQLRPRAGVSRTLRLHQAIVSTGRLQARSLGKETVGAVALDLSGTVAAGASTGGVDVMLPGRVGDTPLIGCGVYADNEAGAVSMTGLGESIIRVAVAKEITDCLAAGMSPAVAATRVLRKVVQRIHGAAGVLVVSPDGRFAIRHSTPHMAAGVIGRDGRPLVRSRFA is encoded by the coding sequence ATGAGCGCCGCCCAAGCGGACTGCCTTGAGGCCGCGCTGGCCGAAGGGCATGGTTTGCTCATGGCCGGGAGGCCTGCATTGTCGGTGGTTGAGGAGGCGATTCGCCGGCTGGAAGATTCCGGACTGTTTAACGCGGGGCGCGGCTCGAACCGGCAGCTCGACGGAGTGTGTCGTATGGACGCGTCGATCATGGAGGGCCGAGACTTGCGAGCCGGCGCGGTGGCGTCCATCGAGGGTATTGTCCATCCGGTGACGGCTGCCCGGTTGGTCATGGAAAAGACTGCGCATGTGCTGCTCGTCGGACAGTCGGCCTCCCGCTTCGCTCGATATTTTGGATTGGAACGCGTGCCTCGTGGGAAGGCAACGACCGGCTCGCAACCCCAACAGCTGAGACCGCGCGCCGGAGTCAGTCGCACGTTGCGGTTGCACCAGGCGATTGTGAGCACCGGTCGACTCCAGGCAAGGAGTCTGGGGAAGGAAACCGTAGGGGCAGTGGCGTTAGATCTGTCGGGCACTGTTGCCGCGGGCGCCTCGACCGGTGGCGTGGATGTCATGTTGCCAGGCCGGGTCGGTGATACGCCCTTGATCGGCTGCGGGGTCTACGCTGATAACGAAGCCGGAGCCGTGTCGATGACGGGATTGGGAGAGAGCATCATTCGTGTCGCCGTCGCCAAGGAGATTACCGATTGTCTGGCTGCCGGAATGAGTCCGGCGGTGGCGGCTACGCGCGTGCTTCGTAAGGTGGTGCAACGCATCCACGGAGCTGCCGGTGTGTTGGTGGTCTCGCCTGACGGTCGATTCGCCATTCGCCACAGTACCCCGCACATGGCGGCCGGGGTCATTGGACGTGACGGCCGACCATTGGTCCGTAGCCGGTTTGCGTAG
- a CDS encoding VOC family protein has product MLALFHLAFPVHDLAAAKRFYVDGLGCVLGRESSTAVTLGLAGHQLTAHLSAAPIVSQKGIYPRHFGLVLTREEDWHALADRAQAKQLTFYQQPRRRFPGTRIEHRTFFLEDPSGNLLEFKHYVYESAVFGERDYTEVGDSE; this is encoded by the coding sequence ATGCTGGCACTCTTTCACCTGGCCTTCCCCGTTCACGACTTGGCTGCAGCCAAGCGATTTTACGTCGATGGTCTCGGGTGTGTGCTGGGACGGGAATCGTCCACGGCTGTCACCCTCGGACTTGCCGGCCATCAGTTGACGGCTCACCTCTCGGCTGCTCCGATCGTTTCCCAGAAGGGCATCTATCCTCGCCATTTCGGATTGGTGCTGACGCGTGAGGAAGACTGGCACGCCCTAGCAGACCGCGCTCAAGCGAAGCAACTCACGTTTTATCAGCAGCCCCGCCGCCGCTTTCCCGGTACACGCATCGAGCACCGCACATTTTTCCTCGAAGATCCCTCAGGAAACTTACTCGAGTTCAAACACTACGTATACGAGTCAGCGGTGTTCGGAGAGCGGGACTACACGGAAGTCGGCGACTCCGAGTAG
- the mtgA gene encoding monofunctional biosynthetic peptidoglycan transglycosylase, with protein MSKSTGSRFGRMLLWVTVIIGLPAAGLALYWLMTLPDVSRLAKHHPTETALMEARRAQAKELGHPLHIKYAWVPLSRIAPALQRAVVAAEDASFFAHEGFDWEGIKDAARYNLEVGEFKRGGSTITQQLAKNLYLSSERSLLRKAREALITRSLEHELTKEQILELYLNVAEWGQGVFGAEAAARHHFGKPAKELSVEEAALLAAILPSPRRYDPIRHTAYLNRRQRHIVRWLERGNNGRKSASINRNPSEPLEVVPVEE; from the coding sequence ATGAGCAAGTCAACAGGCAGTCGGTTCGGCCGGATGCTGCTGTGGGTCACCGTGATCATCGGGTTGCCCGCCGCCGGCTTGGCCCTGTACTGGCTGATGACCCTACCCGACGTGTCCCGCCTCGCCAAACATCACCCCACGGAAACAGCATTGATGGAAGCTCGCCGGGCTCAAGCCAAAGAGCTGGGACATCCACTGCATATTAAGTACGCCTGGGTGCCGCTGTCGCGGATTGCACCCGCGCTGCAGCGAGCCGTCGTTGCCGCGGAAGACGCCTCCTTCTTCGCCCATGAAGGATTCGACTGGGAAGGTATTAAGGATGCAGCGCGGTACAACCTGGAAGTCGGAGAATTCAAACGCGGCGGCAGCACCATCACCCAGCAGTTGGCGAAGAATCTTTACCTCTCGTCCGAACGGTCCCTCCTGCGAAAGGCCCGAGAGGCGTTGATCACACGATCACTCGAGCACGAACTGACGAAGGAACAGATTCTGGAGTTGTACCTCAACGTTGCAGAATGGGGGCAAGGAGTGTTCGGGGCGGAAGCTGCGGCGCGGCATCATTTCGGAAAACCAGCGAAGGAGCTTTCCGTCGAGGAGGCGGCCTTGTTGGCGGCGATTCTTCCCTCTCCACGACGGTATGATCCTATTCGGCACACGGCCTATCTGAATCGACGACAACGACACATCGTGCGATGGCTGGAGCGCGGGAACAACGGCCGAAAATCGGCATCCATCAATCGAAACCCATCCGAGCCGCTGGAAGTGGTCCCCGTGGAGGAATAG
- a CDS encoding YihA family ribosome biogenesis GTP-binding protein has translation MKLLSAEFIKSSVSPEQFPADNLPEIAFVGRSNVGKSSLINSLLHRKKLAKVSKTPGKTRAVNFFTVRTSDPKLPLLSLVDLPGYGYAKVSKTMRAQWGPMIEQYLEQRQSLGAVILLIESRVWMPQDVMTIQWVQSLGCGLIIVLTKADKLRQSERKPTLTEVRVACGLPAEVPVLLYSAETHEGRDALWGEIRTQFKT, from the coding sequence ATGAAACTTCTCAGCGCCGAGTTTATCAAAAGTTCCGTCTCCCCAGAACAGTTTCCTGCCGACAACTTGCCGGAGATCGCGTTCGTGGGACGATCGAATGTCGGCAAGTCGTCGCTGATCAATTCGCTCCTGCATCGGAAGAAACTGGCGAAGGTCAGTAAGACCCCCGGGAAAACGCGCGCCGTCAATTTTTTTACCGTTCGTACGTCCGACCCGAAACTGCCGCTCTTGTCGCTGGTCGATCTGCCGGGATACGGCTATGCCAAGGTCTCCAAAACGATGCGCGCGCAATGGGGCCCGATGATCGAGCAATATCTGGAACAGCGGCAATCGCTTGGGGCGGTGATTTTGCTGATCGAGTCGCGCGTGTGGATGCCGCAAGATGTCATGACGATCCAGTGGGTGCAGTCGCTTGGCTGTGGCCTCATCATCGTGCTGACGAAAGCCGATAAGTTGCGGCAGAGCGAGCGGAAACCGACTCTGACTGAAGTGCGCGTCGCCTGCGGATTGCCGGCGGAGGTGCCGGTCCTGCTATATTCGGCTGAAACCCATGAAGGGCGGGATGCCTTGTGGGGGGAGATTCGCACCCAGTTTAAAACTTAA
- a CDS encoding peptidyl-prolyl cis-trans isomerase: MSGRLAAGLSLAILACMLLTAPLQAAKLEDRIVAVVNSDLIMWSELKRDLLPDQDRLRKVYQGEELDRRLKTAEAIAVTKMIERKLQLQAAKNKGVDVSDQEVTQAVEEMKKQGEALNSADPNTTRSVREQLTLMRVVDREVRGLIMVAEPEMKRYYQEHQDRFAYPEEYQLSQILIKPRTPDGLSAAQGRAEALLATLKQGEPFEDLAIRFSDGADASRGGRLGLVRQGELIPALEQALASVQVGQVTGIVETAEGIHIVRVDDKKPRQFRPFEQVKAEIQSLVFQQKTEDQYQIWMADLKNKAYIEIKF; the protein is encoded by the coding sequence GTGAGCGGCCGATTGGCCGCCGGTCTTTCGTTGGCGATCTTGGCATGCATGCTGCTCACCGCTCCCCTGCAGGCCGCCAAGCTGGAAGACCGCATCGTGGCAGTCGTCAATTCAGACCTGATTATGTGGTCGGAGTTGAAACGCGACCTGCTGCCCGACCAGGACCGTCTCCGCAAAGTTTACCAAGGCGAAGAATTGGACCGCCGTCTCAAGACCGCCGAGGCCATCGCTGTCACGAAAATGATCGAGCGCAAACTGCAGCTTCAAGCCGCTAAGAACAAAGGCGTGGATGTGTCCGATCAGGAAGTCACGCAGGCGGTGGAAGAAATGAAAAAGCAGGGCGAGGCACTCAACAGTGCCGATCCGAACACCACCAGAAGCGTCCGCGAGCAGCTGACGTTGATGCGAGTGGTCGACCGGGAAGTGCGCGGTTTGATCATGGTGGCCGAGCCGGAGATGAAGCGCTACTACCAGGAACACCAGGATCGCTTTGCCTATCCCGAGGAATATCAGTTGAGCCAAATTCTCATCAAACCGCGAACGCCGGACGGCTTGTCGGCCGCCCAAGGCCGGGCGGAAGCGCTTCTGGCCACGTTGAAGCAGGGGGAACCCTTCGAGGACTTGGCTATTCGCTTTTCCGACGGCGCAGACGCCTCACGCGGGGGACGACTGGGGCTGGTGCGGCAAGGCGAGTTGATTCCGGCCCTGGAACAGGCGCTGGCCTCGGTACAAGTGGGGCAGGTTACGGGGATCGTGGAGACGGCGGAAGGCATACATATCGTGCGCGTCGACGATAAGAAACCGCGCCAGTTCCGGCCCTTCGAACAGGTAAAAGCCGAAATCCAATCCCTGGTCTTTCAGCAAAAGACCGAGGACCAATATCAGATCTGGATGGCCGACCTGAAAAACAAAGCCTACATCGAAATTAAGTTTTAA
- a CDS encoding peptidylprolyl isomerase, translating to MTPRQITHNSHWLVRLTGAALALCTLGSLAGCTEPPQEEPVIAMINGRSITQAEFDIRWEELSQATRSRYEKEGGKRRFLDELIMRELLMQEARKQGLDQSDDIREKTLRYREQLILDELLKDRIKTKVEISKEELDSYLEKHANQLLANPKVQVSVMLLPNVYAAKDLKRQVEGGGNFTRFALRYSIDERSRAKGGDLGPYRKGLLEPELDALIPSLHPGVLSDPIKTDKGYYLMKVSPLEPEILQADQATRERLRQELLAEKRRKRLDDVFAELRTGATIRMADAARYVTDEPGRQ from the coding sequence ATGACGCCACGGCAGATAACACACAACTCCCATTGGCTTGTACGATTGACCGGCGCCGCATTGGCGCTGTGCACCCTCGGCTCGCTGGCCGGCTGCACCGAACCGCCGCAAGAAGAGCCGGTGATCGCCATGATCAACGGACGATCCATTACGCAGGCCGAGTTCGACATCCGGTGGGAGGAACTCTCCCAAGCCACCCGCTCCCGTTACGAAAAAGAGGGCGGGAAGCGCCGGTTTCTCGATGAATTGATCATGCGCGAACTGTTGATGCAGGAGGCGCGCAAGCAGGGGCTCGACCAATCGGATGACATTCGCGAGAAGACGCTGCGGTATCGCGAACAACTGATTCTGGATGAGCTGTTGAAGGATCGGATCAAGACGAAAGTCGAGATCTCCAAGGAAGAGCTGGACTCGTACCTCGAAAAACACGCCAACCAGCTCCTGGCAAATCCCAAGGTGCAGGTCTCGGTCATGTTGCTGCCAAACGTCTATGCCGCCAAGGATCTTAAGCGCCAGGTGGAAGGTGGGGGCAATTTCACCCGCTTCGCCTTGCGGTATTCCATCGATGAACGCAGCCGCGCCAAGGGCGGCGACCTGGGACCCTATCGCAAGGGCTTGCTGGAGCCGGAGCTCGATGCTTTGATTCCGTCTTTGCACCCCGGCGTGCTCAGCGATCCCATCAAGACCGACAAAGGCTACTACCTCATGAAGGTGAGCCCGCTGGAACCGGAAATTCTGCAGGCGGACCAAGCCACCCGTGAACGTCTCCGTCAGGAACTGCTGGCCGAGAAGCGCCGGAAGCGGCTGGACGATGTCTTCGCCGAACTCCGCACCGGTGCCACCATCCGTATGGCCGACGCGGCTCGCTACGTGACCGATGAGCCAGGCCGCCAGTAG
- the mfd gene encoding transcription-repair coupling factor, translated as MPPVTPLHLTTWLAPAREALHSGSGKPCLMGLHGSTTGFGLALLTQSVPSQPLADRSWLVVTKTDDEAERLYQDTLFFRTLCGQSGDDLALFPKWETLPYESTVPHIDLVARRMQTLHRLCTTARTVLFTSIPALTQRVLPALVFTDALLCFQPNGSMERETLVSGLLRLGYRKGSVVEIPGEFSIRGGIVDIYSTAYPDPLRVEFLGDTIESIRFFDPATQKSTDKIKQAWVLPARELIRPDDAPDTLAPLAADAEWHAPSVYGTMDNLLDYFPQPPVLVLDQPNTLKAHTAECWQVIEEGFLRHEDRSDPNPYPTPDQLYLTWDQILAATNGYATLALEPVTAPDSTWEPVITCPAQTPASVGLGQRGTAFSHTLEVLDRLREGGPVVLVARSQGQVGRLLALFGEHDRPAVEWKPSALSAGGAQKAPFSVLNGDVSAGFLSPELRLVVLTEEELFAKGARHKPQHKSKAATFLSSLEDLNVGDFVVHVQYGIAKYQGLRRLSVQDFDSDFLVLEFAGTDKLYVPLDRLNQVQRYAGADAHVPRLDRLGGTSWAKTTAKVKKDIEEMAHELVDLYANRELVHRTSYGKDSTLYHEFEAAFEYEETPDQRKAIEDITHDLASTKPMDRLVCGDVGYGKTEVAMRAAFKAVEENRQVAVLVPTTLLAHQHYDNFVERFAPFPTRVALISRFQSPKETKAIIKDTAAGVVDILIGTHRLLQKDVQFRNLGLVIIDEEQWFGVKHKERLKQLRTQVDVLTLTATPIPRTLQMTMTSVRDLSIINTPPSGRLAIRTQVLRFSEKAIREAILRELGRGGQTYFVHNRVETMERMGAWLQELVPEARIVMAHGQMDSKPLEAVMLKFFHREADMLIASAIIQSGIDVPTANTIIVNRADTFGLAQLYQLRGRVGRGGEQAYAYFLVPDEGNLSEDAQKRLSAIQQFTELGSGFRIAAADLEIRGAGNLLGKQQSGHIAAIGLDLYLQMVEQAVQRLKGQVVEEEPDPELRLSVSAYIPEDYVTDSHQRLSFYKRLSSCGQLGDLALLHGEIEDRYGHPPDPVERLFELMQIRLLAKQLRLISVVEQPHAVVITFDPKAVVSEIAVQTLMDRYKRRLRFLSPLSFELQMPHDDWSLVFPELNAILQTLHVCGTNNQGPQKGHT; from the coding sequence GTGCCGCCTGTCACGCCATTGCATCTCACCACCTGGCTCGCGCCTGCACGCGAGGCCCTTCACAGCGGCTCAGGCAAACCCTGCCTCATGGGGCTACACGGCTCGACGACCGGCTTCGGCCTCGCGCTGCTCACGCAGAGCGTGCCCTCGCAACCGCTGGCTGACCGCTCCTGGCTGGTCGTCACCAAGACCGACGACGAGGCGGAGCGCCTCTATCAAGACACCCTCTTTTTCCGCACCCTCTGCGGGCAATCGGGCGACGATCTCGCGCTCTTTCCGAAATGGGAGACCTTGCCGTATGAATCGACGGTCCCCCACATCGATTTGGTCGCCCGCCGGATGCAGACACTGCACCGCCTCTGCACGACTGCCCGCACGGTGCTGTTCACGTCCATCCCGGCGCTGACCCAGCGCGTGCTTCCGGCGCTGGTCTTCACCGATGCCCTGCTCTGCTTTCAACCTAATGGGTCCATGGAACGGGAAACGCTCGTGTCCGGCCTGCTGCGCCTGGGGTACCGCAAGGGATCGGTGGTGGAAATCCCCGGCGAATTCAGTATTCGCGGCGGCATTGTCGATATCTACTCAACCGCCTACCCCGATCCATTGCGGGTGGAGTTTCTCGGGGACACCATCGAATCGATCCGTTTTTTTGATCCGGCCACGCAAAAATCGACCGACAAGATCAAGCAGGCCTGGGTGCTGCCTGCGCGTGAGCTGATCCGCCCAGACGACGCGCCCGATACACTCGCGCCCCTGGCCGCCGATGCCGAATGGCACGCGCCATCCGTCTATGGCACGATGGATAACCTGTTGGATTATTTTCCGCAGCCCCCCGTGTTGGTGCTCGATCAGCCCAACACCTTAAAAGCTCACACGGCCGAATGTTGGCAGGTGATCGAGGAAGGCTTCCTGCGGCACGAGGATCGCTCCGACCCGAACCCGTACCCGACGCCGGATCAACTCTATCTCACCTGGGATCAGATTCTCGCCGCAACGAACGGCTATGCGACGCTCGCTCTGGAGCCGGTGACCGCCCCGGACTCGACGTGGGAGCCGGTGATCACGTGCCCCGCGCAAACCCCGGCGAGTGTAGGCCTTGGCCAGCGCGGCACCGCGTTCAGCCATACTTTGGAAGTGCTCGACCGTTTGCGCGAGGGGGGCCCGGTCGTCTTAGTCGCCCGCAGCCAAGGGCAGGTCGGCCGATTACTCGCGCTGTTCGGTGAGCATGACCGGCCGGCGGTAGAATGGAAACCCTCCGCCCTCTCCGCCGGTGGCGCGCAGAAAGCCCCATTCTCGGTTCTGAACGGCGACGTGTCCGCCGGTTTCCTTTCTCCCGAACTGCGCCTGGTCGTGCTGACCGAAGAAGAACTGTTCGCGAAAGGCGCCCGCCACAAGCCGCAACACAAAAGCAAGGCCGCCACATTCCTCTCTTCATTGGAGGATCTGAACGTCGGCGATTTTGTCGTGCACGTGCAGTATGGCATCGCGAAGTATCAGGGCCTGCGCCGCCTGTCGGTGCAGGACTTCGACAGCGACTTTCTGGTGCTGGAATTCGCCGGAACGGACAAGCTGTATGTGCCGCTCGACCGCTTGAATCAAGTTCAACGATACGCAGGCGCCGACGCCCATGTGCCTCGACTGGACCGGCTCGGGGGAACAAGTTGGGCGAAAACGACCGCGAAGGTCAAAAAAGACATCGAGGAAATGGCGCACGAACTCGTCGATCTCTACGCCAACCGCGAACTGGTCCATCGAACGTCATATGGGAAGGACAGCACGCTCTACCACGAGTTCGAGGCCGCCTTCGAATATGAGGAAACGCCCGACCAACGAAAGGCCATCGAGGACATCACCCACGACCTGGCCTCCACGAAGCCGATGGATCGCCTGGTCTGCGGCGATGTGGGCTACGGCAAGACCGAAGTCGCCATGCGGGCCGCATTCAAGGCCGTCGAAGAAAACCGGCAGGTGGCCGTGCTGGTGCCCACCACCCTCCTGGCCCACCAGCATTACGATAATTTCGTGGAGCGGTTCGCTCCCTTCCCGACCCGCGTGGCGCTGATTTCCCGGTTTCAGTCTCCAAAGGAAACGAAGGCCATCATCAAGGACACGGCGGCCGGCGTAGTGGACATCCTCATCGGCACCCACCGGCTCCTGCAGAAAGACGTGCAGTTCCGCAACCTCGGATTGGTGATCATCGACGAAGAACAATGGTTCGGGGTGAAGCACAAAGAGCGCCTCAAACAGTTGCGCACGCAGGTTGATGTGTTGACGCTCACGGCAACGCCGATTCCCCGCACGCTGCAAATGACCATGACGAGCGTGCGCGACCTGTCGATCATCAACACTCCACCATCCGGGCGGCTGGCGATCCGCACGCAGGTGCTCCGCTTCAGCGAAAAGGCCATTCGCGAGGCGATCCTTCGCGAGCTTGGACGAGGCGGACAAACCTACTTCGTTCACAATCGCGTCGAAACCATGGAGCGCATGGGCGCCTGGCTCCAGGAGTTGGTGCCGGAGGCGCGCATCGTGATGGCGCACGGCCAGATGGATTCCAAACCGTTGGAAGCCGTGATGCTGAAGTTCTTCCACCGGGAGGCGGACATGTTGATCGCGTCCGCCATTATTCAATCGGGCATCGATGTGCCGACGGCCAATACGATTATCGTCAATCGCGCCGACACCTTTGGATTGGCGCAACTCTACCAGCTGCGTGGCCGGGTGGGACGAGGCGGCGAACAGGCCTACGCGTATTTTCTGGTACCGGATGAAGGTAACCTGTCGGAGGATGCGCAAAAACGGCTCTCGGCCATTCAGCAATTTACCGAACTGGGGTCGGGCTTTCGCATTGCCGCGGCAGACCTCGAAATTCGTGGCGCGGGCAACCTGCTCGGCAAACAGCAATCAGGCCATATCGCCGCTATCGGTCTGGATCTCTACCTGCAAATGGTGGAGCAGGCCGTGCAGCGTTTGAAAGGCCAGGTGGTGGAAGAAGAGCCGGACCCCGAACTGCGACTCAGCGTCTCGGCTTATATTCCTGAGGACTACGTGACAGACAGTCATCAACGTTTGTCGTTCTACAAGCGACTGTCGTCCTGCGGCCAACTTGGCGATCTGGCCCTCCTGCATGGAGAGATCGAGGATCGGTACGGGCATCCGCCGGATCCGGTCGAGCGCCTGTTCGAACTCATGCAGATCCGCCTCCTAGCCAAGCAGCTGCGTCTGATCTCCGTGGTGGAGCAGCCGCACGCCGTTGTCATCACCTTCGACCCAAAGGCCGTGGTGTCGGAAATCGCCGTGCAGACGCTCATGGATCGCTACAAGCGCCGGCTGCGATTCCTGTCGCCGCTGTCGTTCGAACTCCAGATGCCGCATGACGACTGGAGTTTGGTCTTTCCAGAACTCAACGCAATCTTGCAAACCCTCCACGTCTGTGGTACCAACAATCAAGGGCCGCAGAAAGGCCATACCTGA
- the rfaE2 gene encoding D-glycero-beta-D-manno-heptose 1-phosphate adenylyltransferase, with product MPIKVTTREELASLLADRRRQHHRVVFTNGCFDLMHIGHVRYLQAARELGEVLVVGVNSDASVRAQSKGPERPIVPDVQRAEVLAALACVDYVVIFPEPDPGALIATLQPDILVKGGDWPIDQIVGRETVEARGGRVQTIPLVPGVSTTTLVQRIRATTA from the coding sequence ATGCCCATAAAAGTGACCACGCGAGAAGAACTGGCTTCCCTCCTGGCCGACCGCCGCCGGCAGCACCACCGTGTCGTCTTCACGAACGGGTGTTTTGATCTCATGCATATCGGCCATGTGCGTTACCTGCAGGCAGCTCGCGAACTCGGTGAGGTACTTGTCGTCGGGGTGAACTCCGATGCCTCGGTACGTGCCCAAAGCAAAGGCCCCGAGCGCCCCATCGTGCCCGATGTGCAGCGGGCCGAAGTCCTTGCGGCCCTGGCCTGTGTGGACTATGTGGTGATTTTCCCCGAGCCGGATCCCGGTGCGCTCATCGCGACCCTCCAGCCGGACATTCTGGTCAAAGGCGGAGACTGGCCGATCGACCAGATCGTGGGCCGTGAGACGGTCGAAGCGCGCGGCGGACGCGTCCAGACCATTCCGCTCGTCCCCGGTGTCTCAACCACCACGCTGGTACAACGCATTCGCGCCACCACAGCCTAA
- a CDS encoding DNA polymerase IV, protein MSARWPRQILFGDIDAMFASAAVLADPSLAGKPVAVGGPPPRGIIAAASYAVRRFGVRSAMPTIQAKRLCPQLILVPPDRPLYARLHRQLQDITTRFFPEIEWTSIDEFYTDTTRLQMRHPDPRALGQALKADILDSTGLTCTIALASGKTVAKTAADAHKPDGLAVIEPGTEAGFLAPLPIRSLPGMGPKSTEAVERLGVQTVGDLLAPRFAPSLMRLFGTRLAALQSLARGFDSDPVVPDREAKSVSHETTFEEDTHDPAILEPIVHGFLETLAHDLRQDGLAAGAFTVKLKDSQFHITTRQRKFAAPLNYDPDMWPEIRLALTDLVQPRSRYRLVGLGLSDLVPAPEPLFDRRQRDAVAVLDQLIERHGTGVIRLGGLPQGKDGPVRRPPRTKK, encoded by the coding sequence ATGTCCGCTCGTTGGCCTCGCCAAATTCTCTTCGGGGATATCGACGCAATGTTCGCCTCCGCTGCGGTGCTGGCCGATCCATCATTGGCGGGAAAACCGGTCGCCGTGGGTGGCCCGCCGCCGCGCGGCATCATCGCCGCCGCCAGTTACGCCGTCAGGCGATTCGGCGTTCGATCCGCCATGCCGACCATTCAGGCCAAGCGGCTTTGCCCTCAGCTGATTCTCGTGCCGCCGGATCGACCGCTCTACGCGCGCCTGCACCGCCAGTTACAAGACATCACGACCCGTTTCTTCCCTGAAATCGAGTGGACGAGCATCGATGAATTTTACACGGACACGACCAGGCTGCAGATGCGCCATCCCGATCCCCGGGCGTTGGGGCAGGCCCTCAAGGCCGACATTCTCGACAGCACCGGCTTGACCTGCACGATCGCCCTGGCCTCCGGAAAGACCGTCGCCAAGACCGCCGCCGATGCTCACAAGCCAGACGGGCTGGCCGTGATTGAACCGGGGACGGAGGCGGGGTTTCTTGCCCCGCTGCCGATTCGATCGCTCCCAGGGATGGGGCCGAAATCAACGGAAGCCGTCGAACGCCTCGGGGTGCAGACGGTCGGTGATCTGCTCGCGCCGCGTTTTGCGCCATCGCTCATGCGTCTGTTCGGCACGCGCCTGGCCGCCTTGCAATCGCTGGCGCGTGGCTTCGATTCAGACCCCGTCGTGCCAGACCGTGAAGCCAAAAGCGTGAGCCATGAGACGACCTTTGAGGAAGATACACACGATCCGGCCATCCTGGAACCGATCGTCCATGGCTTTCTTGAAACGCTCGCGCACGATCTCCGGCAGGACGGTCTGGCTGCCGGCGCCTTCACGGTCAAACTGAAGGATTCGCAGTTTCACATCACAACGCGGCAGCGCAAATTCGCGGCGCCGCTGAACTACGATCCCGACATGTGGCCGGAGATTCGCCTCGCGCTCACCGATCTTGTCCAGCCGCGATCGCGCTACCGACTGGTCGGACTCGGCCTGTCTGACCTCGTGCCGGCTCCGGAACCGCTCTTCGACCGGCGACAACGCGACGCCGTCGCGGTACTCGATCAATTGATCGAGCGGCATGGCACCGGTGTGATTCGCCTTGGAGGATTGCCGCAAGGCAAGGATGGCCCTGTCAGACGCCCACCCCGTACGAAGAAATAA
- a CDS encoding SprT-like domain-containing protein, whose product MEPSVDPLLTMWTDLNRRYFQGALPRIPIEWSRRLTSSAGMFVCRVGPRHALHHPDDERLRRRCIRLSAVLLQGGDQDPQRETLVTLAHEMIHQWQYDILKRRPNHGPDFRRMMARMNQDGLGITIYHSLGKEVTALARYAWRCQQCGSIYRRQRRTIQPRRHLCGACRGSLRELTIVQDAPLAAPVPAPSVGRQFSLPFQSS is encoded by the coding sequence ATGGAACCTTCTGTCGACCCGCTCCTCACCATGTGGACCGACCTCAATCGCCGGTATTTTCAGGGCGCATTACCGCGGATTCCCATTGAATGGAGTCGGCGCTTGACCTCGTCGGCAGGGATGTTTGTTTGCCGGGTCGGACCGCGGCACGCGCTACATCACCCCGACGATGAACGCCTGCGACGACGCTGCATCAGGCTGTCTGCCGTGCTCCTGCAGGGCGGTGACCAGGATCCACAACGCGAAACGCTCGTCACCCTGGCACACGAAATGATTCATCAGTGGCAGTATGACATCCTGAAGCGTCGCCCGAATCATGGGCCGGACTTTCGCCGCATGATGGCGCGCATGAACCAGGATGGGCTCGGTATTACGATTTATCATTCGTTGGGCAAAGAGGTCACGGCGTTGGCCAGGTATGCCTGGCGCTGCCAACAATGCGGGTCCATATACCGGCGCCAACGCCGGACCATTCAACCACGACGGCACTTATGCGGCGCCTGCCGGGGATCGCTGCGCGAGCTCACGATCGTTCAGGATGCACCCCTAGCGGCCCCAGTCCCTGCTCCTTCTGTCGGCCGGCAATTCAGCCTCCCGTTCCAATCGAGCTAA